actagagcaaacatgactgttggtagggggaactagagcaaacatgactgttggtagggggaactagagcaacatgactgttgacagggggaactagagcaacatgactgttgacagggggaactagagcaacatgactgttgacagggggaactagagcaacatgactgttgacagggggaactagagcaacatgactgttgacagggggaactagagcaacatgactgttgacaggggggaactagagcaacatgactgttgatagggggaactagagcaacatgactgttggcagggggaactagagcaacatgactgttggcagggggaactagagcaacatgactgttgacagggggaactagagcaacatgactgttgacagggggaactagagcaacatgactgttgacagggggaactagagcaacatgactgttgacagggggaactagagcaacatgactgttgacagggggaactagagcaacatgactgttgacaggggggaactagagcaacatgactgttgacagggggaactagagcaacaTGACTGTTGACAGGGGGAACTAGGGCAACATGACTGTTGacagggggaactagagcaacatgactgttgacagggggaactagagcaacatgactgttgacagggggaactagagcaacaTGACTGTTGGTAGGGGGAACTAGGGCAAACATGAGTGTTGGTAGGGGGAACTAGGGCAAACATGACTGTTGGTAGGGGGAACTAGGGCAAACATGACTGTTGgtagggggaactagagcaaACATGAGTGTTGgtagggggaactagagcaaacatgactgttggtagggggaactagagcaacatgactgttggtagggggaactagagcaaACATGAATGTTGGTAGGGGGAACTAGGGCAAACATGAGTGTTGGTAGGGGGAACTAGAGCGACATGACTGTTGACAGGGGGAACTAGGGCAACATGAGTGTTGACAGGGGGAACTAGAGCGACATGACTGTAGGTAGGGGGAACTAGAGCGACATGACTGTTGGTAGGGGGACACTAGAGCGACATGAGTGTTGgtagggggaactagagcaacatgactgttggtagggggaactagagcaaacatgactgttggtagggggaactagagcaacatgactgttggtagggggaactagagcaacatgactgttggtagggggaactagagcaaACATGACTGTTGacagggggaactagagcaacatgactgttggtagggggaactagagcaacatgactgttggtaggggcaattttagcaaacatgaCTGTTGacagggggaactagagcaacatgactgttggtagggggaactagagcaacatgactgttggtagggggaactagagcaaacatgactgttggtagggggaactagagcaacatgagtgttggtagggggaactagagcaaacatgactgttggtagggggaactagagcaaacatgactgttggtagggggaactagagcaaacatgactgttggtagggggaactagagcaacaTGACTGTTGGTAGGGGGTACTAGAGCAAACATGACTGTTGgtagggggaactagagcaacatgactgttggtagggggaactagagcaacatgactgttggtagggggaactagagcaacatgactgttggtaaggggaactagagcaacatgactgttggtagggggaactagagcaacatgactgttggtagggggaactagagcaaacatgactgttggtagggggaactagagcaacatgactgttgacagggggaactagagcaacatgactgttgacagggggaactagagcaacatgactgttgacagggggaactagagcaacatgactgttgacagggggaactagagcaaaCATGACTGTTGgcagggggaactagagcaaacatgactgttggtagggggaactagagcaaacatgactgttggtagggggaactagagcaaACATGACTGTTGGTAGGGGGAACTAGGGCAAACATGAGTGTTGGTAGGGGGAATTAGAGCGACATGACTGTTGACAGGGGGAACTAGGGCGACATGAGTGTTGACGGGGAACTAGAGCGACATGACTGTTGGTAGGGGGAACTAGAGCGACATGACTGTTGgtagggggaactagagcaaacatgactgttggtagggggaactagagcaacatgactgttggtagggggaactagagcaacaTGACTGTTGGTAGGGGAAACTAGAGCAAACATGACTGTTGgtagggggaactagagcaacatgactgttggtagggggaactagagcaaacatgactgttggtagggggaactagagcaaacatgactgttggtaggaggaactagagcaacatgactgttggtagggggaactagagcaacatgactgttggtagggggaactagagcaaACATGACTGTTGacagggggaactagagcaacatgactgttgacagggggaactagagcaacatgactgttggtagggggaactagagcaacatgactgttggtagggggaactagagcaacatgactgttggtagggggaactagagcaacatgactgttggcagggggaactagagcaacatgactgttggtagggggaactagagcaacatgactgttggtagggggaactagagcaacatgactgttggtagggggaactagagcaacatgactgttggtagggggaactagagcaaacatgactgttggtagggggaactagagcaacatgactgttggtagggggaactagagcaacatgactgttggtagggggaactagagcaacaTGACTGTTGCCTAGGGGGAACTAGAGCAAACATGACTGTTGCCTAGGGGGAACTAGAGCAAACATGACTGTTGgtagggggaactagagcaacatgactgttggtagggggaactagagcaacatgactgttggcagggggaactagagcaacatgactgttgacagggggaactagagcaacatgactgttggtagggggaactagagcaaACATGACTGTTGGTATAGGGAACTAGAGCAACATGACTGTTGgtagggggaactagagcaaacatgactgttggtagggggaactagagcaacatgactgttggtagggggaactagagcaacatgactgttggtagggagaactagagcaacatgactgttggtagggggaactagagcaacatgactgttggtagggggaactagagcaaacatgactgttggtagggggaactagagcaaacatgactgttggtagggggaactagagcaacatgactgttggtaggtggaactagagcaacatgactgttggtagggggaactagagcaacaTGACTGTTGCCTAGGGGGAACTAGAGCAAACATGACTGTTGCTtagggggaactagagcaacatgactgttggtagggggaactagagcaacatgactgttggtagggggaactagagcaacatgactgttgacagggggaactagagcaacatgactgttgacagggggaactagagcaacatgactgttggtagggggaactagagcaaacatgactgttggtagagggaactagagcaacatgactgttggtagggggaactagagcaacatgactgttggtagggggaactagagcaacatgactgttggtagggagaactagagcaacatgactgttggtagggggaactagagcaacatgactgttggtagggggaactagagcaacaTGACTTTTTTAAATTAACAACCCTCACTTGATGTACGAAGCTACAAAATACTACACAAAAAGTATTGACAAAACCTTGATTTAATCATTATTCAAATACAGTGTTTCGCCTGTGATGTGCATGGAAAACATGAAATAGCCAGGAAGACCAATATTAGCTCACTTCTCAGTGATGTGGATGTTTCATGATGATCATATAAAGCACCAGGCTGTCTCATGGTGCCTGCCAGGAATACATGGAGTACAGCCTCGATAGAGTGATCTGTGTGTAGTTTCTCCCTAGTAACACCACATTACTCCATCCGGCCGCCACCGAGCCGTGCTGCTACTGGGACTTGGCTGGTGGAGGTAGTAAAAGCACAGGAgtgccatctgtgtgtgtgtatggagaggcagagagatggagCAGGAGATAAAtaatccatctgtgtgtgtgtgtatggagaggcagagagatggagCAGGAGATAAATAATCCATCTGTGGGGAGGTCTATACACACTACCAAGGTGTAATGCGGTAGTCAAAATGAGTTGAAATCAATACACCACTCAAATAATTATAACGTGAAATATTTTATTACATGAAAATATTAACAATTGGCACTTTAATTTAATGTAATAAAATCAACCTTGTCTTGTAAAACCAAAATCAATCCATGGATTAAAATCACATGGGCAATAAAGAGCATTCATTTATTTAAAGCAAGACAAACCGACAAGCTTTATAACAAACAGTAGTGTGCAGTCATGCTACAATAAGGAAAGTTAAAGAACTTTAGAAAAATAAACATTCTGTGGAATTGAGGTGTTCAAGGCCCAGATAAGCAGAGCATGGCTTTCAACATGCCACCCCTCATGATATCACTGCCAGACAGAAGAACAGCTCTAGCCTGCTGCTAAGAATCTTTAATCACCACAAATCTGTCTACATTACAATAATGAACCACTACCAAATAGTGTGATGGTCAACCATCCTCATTTGTTCCTATAACCAGTCCATCACACTAGTGTTTTGAAAAGGATGTGGTTTTGTTACTGCACTAATGACCACTACACTGCTGATAGTTTTGGACAATATGCATGTAGCCATgctgaataacaaaacaaaagcTTTTTGTTGGACTGTAATGCTTGATTTCACTAGTCTGCTACTCTTGGCTTAGAATAGAGACATCTGCAAAGCTGTGCTTTTCTATGGTGGATTGGGACTTTTTTCTCTCGCTGAGTTGGACTTTTACCTTGTTCTTACACACGGCTCATGATTTATAAGTCTGGACACAATGCCGAAAcctttagggctctattcaatccgtatcacAGAAGTTCAGCGTTACAGCGCGAATCAAATTTAAAGGCAGCGTTTCAGCAttagcagagactgcattcacagtaaatgctgcatatgtcggctcaatcggaaatgacctttacacCCCGAAATCTGTAATgcttcagcgatacagattgaatagagccctttatTAAAGTAGGATTTTGGGACAAGGGGGCTATCAGTTAAAACTAAAATCAGGTGTACATTTGTTTTAGGTTCTCTTTGGTAAAAAAGATGTAAGAAATTCCAAGGAATCTTAAGGAAATCTGATTCACATTCATGGTTTAGAGTGAGGTTGCCTCTTATTACTTTAGCATAATCAATGCCAAAGTAACAATATATTACACTATTCCTACATACTGTACAGCTTTAACATTATTAAGGCCAATAGAACATTAACAAAAACTGAGCAATGCTGCAAAGGTTCTCAAAAGAGATTAAATTATACAAGCACACTGACGCCACCAGAGAACTTAGAACAGTCTGCAACTGTTTTGTGTAAAGATTTCACTCAGGAAAAGTATTTTGTATATACACTGATATAACCCACGGATCAACTATCTAAAAAAATACCCTAACAATATtgaaaaaataatatttaaagGAAAATAAAATATGAGATTAGTCAACACTATTCCCTATGGTTTGCTCAGCAATATGCAAAGAGATTGGGAACTTACAACTTTCCTTCTCTTCATTGCCTCCACTTCTCTCTATTGCCTCTGCTTATAGAAGAAGCTGGAATggacttaaatatatatatttttaaattataATTAGACATACCCCAAGTTggaatatgaagagagagagaaaagaaatatACACGTGTAAATAACACAAAGCTTAAAGTTGTAGCTATGTCTGACTTAGATATTTAGATTTCAATATCGTCGAGCAATGTGCCTCATTGTAAATATCACCACACCTCAGTCAAGACATTGTATTTAAGCTGATTGATCTGTGGTGGAACAGAGCATAGAATGCTCTCCTTTAGTGTTTGTCTGAAGGCATGCACATCAGACTTGTAGTCTTTACCAGGTTGTGGAACTATTGAGACAGTAAATGGAGTGTACTCGTCCAAATTGTAGAGCACAAATTTCCTGCATGCTGGAATGTTTCATTCTCAGCTGTGTATGATACATCTATAACACACAAAATGAGAAGGCTTGTTCTAAGTATAGTGCAACAGCAACACACTACAATCTGAATGAAAAATAACACACATTGAAAAACAGAGAGCCCCTGGCCAGCCCTGAAATATACCACTTTGGCAAATAATCATGTATCAAACAAAGTCATCCGGTAACAGATATAGAAAATAAGGCCTCTGAAGGAACAGCTGTCTTGCATATGCTGTCCTGCTGATTGCatgttctctccccctctccctccttgagTTCCTGTGTCCCAGTGCTAGAGTGTAGCTAGGACTCTTAAGAAGGAGATAATGAGGACACAGAAGGACTGGCCCACTCCAAACACCAAGGCCTCCAAGGAGATCATCCTCTTCCCTGCTGCTTTGTACACCCCAGCAATGGCGGCACCTACATGCAAAGACATTTTTGGTTTTTGaaaagtataaaataattttCACACCGACTCAATGAGTGGTTTATGTCTACATGTACAATAATGGATTATGTTGATGGCTTATCAGAaaattacatttaacatttaagtcatttagcagacgctcttatccagagcgacttacaaattggtgcattcaccttatgatatccagtggaacaaccactttacaatagaaaatgaggtgagtaacTCACTGGTAAGGACACCACCACACACAGGGCCCACGATACTCATCAGTATGATGGCAATGGGCATGAAGCGGGCTATTTTGTGTTGTCGCAAGGTGGCAAGGGCCAGGAGAGCAGCAGGTAGGTGGAACACCAGTGAAGAGACAGCAGCCCACAGGAAGACTCCATACCACATTTCTGAGACAAAGGAAGTAAGCAGTATCATATAGTCTTGCTATGTTTAGCAGAGTTTACAGACTTTACACATGCCTGACATGTCTTCTGAATTAAATACTACCCTACCCAGTGCCCATTATGTAAAACTGACCGCCTCATCACCCTGCAAAATAATCCAAGCTGCTAACGATTACACATATataaaatctctctctcacacacacacacacacacacacacacatacatatatatatatatatatatatatttaaaaaaataaaaagcacaATGCTTTCTCTCAAAAAATACAACTGATGGCTACTCTAAATTACCCGAAACGTTAAGTAATCCATTAAATTTGTCGGTTTTGTGCAATAATATTTGTTGTTATtgacagctggctagctagcacttgattagctagccagctaacgttagcttgctagctacttgtTTAGCATTCAcaatagctagctacagtagtagcCATGTTAACTTATCTTGctagtagctatctagctagctaagtagctcAATAATAATGGACTAACGTAAGGACCCAAACGTTACGACGCCTTAGTTTAGGTTTAGCGTCTATATGAATGTGGTAGCTCACTAAGTAGTATTACTAGCTACGTTAAATCGGCTACCTGGATAATAGTTAACGAAAAATGTACGTTACAAAGTTTATAATAATGTTGTTCAACTGGCTAACGTAGAACAGAGAGGGGCTGTGGAATGAATCTCACCTGAAAAGTCGCTAAGCGATGTGTCGTTGCCTCGATTGGTGCCATTTTTCCTAGGGACCAAATTCAAGCTAAGAATTTGCTGCACAAACCCAATCTCGTTATATCCGTTCTGCATGTCTAATGCACAGAACACCACGAGCATGTGTGCGAGACCACGAATAAACGAATAACACCATCAGAACATTAATGTTGGATCTACCTAGCAAGTCGACAAGGGATGGTTGatctcctgtatatagccgttAGCTTGATGTCAACACAACTTGATTTGACGTCACGCCGTACCAGACTCATCAGAGGCGGGGTCACAAAAAGGATTTCACAATTTTGATAAATTGTTGAATACAATTTCCAAACCGTATTAACATATAAAGATATAACAATGCAATCGATTATGAATACGGTATTCATTTTCCAACAATAAAGAAGCGATAACGCGTCTTTCCTAACGATCGATTGATCCTGTGGACTTGCCGTAGTAAATCAGGAAGTTAGATAAGCAGCTACCATAGAATTACACAATGATATATATAGATCCGCGTTCCTTTCTGTAGCTAGTCAACAAAGCCACACGTTTTCATATTGTAGAtacttgttgtgtatttgtttgttattgtaattgtAGCTATAATAAACTATACAGCTAGAAACATTTGATAACTTTATCGGTTATTTTGTAACCGCGTGATAGCTACAGACAGGGTTCGTCAGATATCCGGTGCTTTGtaatttgctagctagccagttatCCATACATTTACTGCTGTGTTTACTATTGGCAGAAAGTGTAGGCTCTTTCTGGAGGGGAAATTATGAATTACTCAGATTATGATTCCGATGGCTATTCTTCAAATGAAGATCAAGACTATGTTCCATCTGGTAAGGTTACTTCCACAAACAGATAGACATGCAATGCTAGTTGAGCAGATATTCTATTAACGTTACACACATGACAGAGAATCATAACCTTATACAGTAGTTATGCAATATTTCCACTGTATGTGTCATATTCTTCATGTATATTGCTTGATGATAACTAGCTCCTGTATTTGTAATTCAATTCAAGTCTTACCATGATTGTTGTGTGGTTGACAGATGACAACCTCAGTGAAGATGACATGAATGAATGTGTGAAAGAAGATGGTCTGGAAGGGGTTGAACATAGTAGCCAACAGTCAGATAATGTcaccaagaagaaaaagaagaaaggCCAAGACATTGGCATGAGGTGAGTGATTCAACACTTTTGTATTTGGCATCGTTTTTAGACCAAtggtgtcaaatcaaattttatttgtcacatacacatggttagcagatgttaatgtgagtgtagcaaaatgcttgtgcttctagttctgacagtgcagtaatatctaacaagtaatctaacaattccccaacaactacctaatacacacaaatctaaaggggtgaatgagaatatgtacatgtaagtatatggatgagcgatggctgagcggcataggcaaggtgcaatagatggtataaaatacggtATATACATGTAATGTAAGacatgtaaacattgttaaagtggcattatttagagtgcattgtataaagtgactggtgatccatttattaaagtggccagtgtttGGGTcttaatgtaggcagcagcctctctgagttaatgattgctatttaacagtctgatggccttcagatagaagctgtttttcagtctctcggtcccagctttgatgcacctgtactgacctcgccttctggatggtagcggtgtgaacaggcagtggctcggtggttgatgtccttgatgatcttttagcccttcctgtgacatcgggtgctgtaggtgtcatggagggcaggtagtttgtcccaggtgatgcgttgtgcagaccgcaccaccctctggagagccttgcggttgagggcggtgcagttgccgtaccaggctgtgatacagcctgacaggatgctctcgattgtgcatctctaaatgtttgtcagggttttgggtgacaagccaaatttcttcagcctcctgaggttgaagaggcactgttgtgccttcaccacactgtctgtgtgggtggaccatttcagtttgtctgtgatgtgtacgctgaggaactgaaaactttccaccttctccactgctgtcccatcgatctggataggggggtgctccctctgctgtttcctgaagtccacgattatttcatttgttttgttgacgttgagtaagaggttgttttcctgacaccaccctccgagtgccctcaccttctccctgtaggccgtctcgtcgttgttggtcaCAAGCCCActtctgttgtgtcgtctgcaaacttgatgattgagttggaggcgtgcatggccacacagtcgtgggtgaacagggagtacaggaggggctgagcacacacccttgtggggccccagtgttgtggGTGAATTTCTGCATTGATTGCTTTGTTTTGATCAGTTTTTATTGTAATTTCCATGCTAGTCTGCTGGAATCGGTTGATGACCATCTTTTTACATTATTTTCCTACCACTCTCTTTGTCGATCCTCATaggaaaagaaagaaaggaggactgaagttagaggagacagagcagGATGGCAGTGtggaggagcagcagcagcagcaggaggaggagggagaggagggagagtttTCTGATTCCAGGCCCAAGAAGGAGGTGGACGaagagaaaaagaagaagaaagcaGATGATTTGTGGGCCAGTTTTCTGAGTGATGTTGGTCCCAAATCCAAGCCATCTATTCCATCACCACAGTCTACTACTAAACAGCAGGTATTGTACTAAATCTACAGACATTTTGCCCATAGAGACATCCAGGCATATGATAGTTGGAACCTGGGTTCCTGTTACAGCTTGCTGGTTGTGTACGTTGTTTGCATTGGAGTCAAGTTTTTACTCTTTGGAACACTATGATGTCTAAcatctgtttttgtttttcaatCTTCACCAGGCTGCACCCACAGACAGACCGAAGAAGTCCACTGCGGCCCCATCAGAATGTCATCATTTAGAGCTTAAACCTAAAGAGCCCTCTAAAGTCACCATCACTAAGGTGTTTGACTTTGCTGGGGAAGAGGTCCGGTAAGTTTAGACCACTGGTGCACTGTGCACATACCGGTAGCAGTACATTCTTTGACCACCAGGTGGCAGTGCAGCCTTACATTTGAACCCTTCACATAATGATGCTGAGAAAGTGTCTGCATTCCACAGCATACTGGAGCAATTACATTTCTGAGTTACAACAACACATGTTAGTTTACAGGCCAAATAATTGTCCTGGGAAAGTGGTTTTAGATTAGTCAGGGTCTCACCAGTAGTATTATCTATGTAATATGAAACACATTAAAGGACATTGCTTATTTTCTATGAAAGCCTGAAATCATTGCAACATATGATTATCATTATCACCCTAATGGATGCAATCTTCTTAAAGAATGTATTCCCCGAGGATGTACTGGTTGACCTTAATGTTGGACTGGTCTCTTCCTATCCCTGTCATTATGTCCTATTGGAGAAGAGAGGACTGTCTATTATATCTGATGGGGTGCAGTGTTTCTTTTGAGGAATTTAGAAGACTGTGATCCTGTAGAGCCTGGTTGTGTAGAGGGAGAGCTAGAAACGACTGCAGGGTTtaaggaggaaagggagaagaaaCAGAAGAGCGAGAGGCAGAGGCATAAAAAATGCATAAAAGATGTTGGCTTGgcaggagatggagggaaaggaTTGTCCTCATTATTACAAAGTGttgattcatgtgtgtgtgtaagtgcacATGTGTGGGAGGGGATTCTTGtacaatttgtatttttttattttatttaactaggcaagtcagttaagaacaaattcgtatttacatgacggcctaccccagccaaacctacTACCATGGAGGGACtcaaccaaaagcagaaaacataTTTGTAGGTTTTATTGGCTGTAAACAGTGACCAACCTACAGGGTTAATGAAACATCAACCATGTCggtttttgtttaaaaaaaaaaaaagtatatattttttccctgggttatgtttttatgtgtgtgtgtgtgtgtgtgagagagaattagagagaggttGGCAATTTGTTTAAATGCCAAAGCAACCCAAGGCTTCTTGTGTGTTTAtcagtgtgtgtccttgtgtgtccttcTCTTGAGAAATGTCCAGTGTTACGTAATTTGATCTCTACTTATGCTCATTAGACTGAGGCCACTAATACAGTCCTGGGTTTAAGTGTCTGCCTGTTACTGTCTTCAGAGTAACCAAAGAGGTAGATGCTGACTCCAAGGAGGCCAAGTGCTTTCTGAAGTCCAAGGAGGAGACACCAGATGTGCGGACTATACCCAGCAGACCAGAGCCCTCCTCCCTCGCCCCTGGACCCAGgtacaccccccacccccctccacaGTCACTACCTTACATCACCCGTCCTTCTCGAAGTATCTGACTAGTATAGAGGTTAAATATCACTTAAATGTATAGGACAGCATTCCTTTTTAAATAGGTAGTGAACCCAGTCAGATTTCCATTTTTCCATCACTCAACTTCCTATCACTAATTTGTGCGTGCGCAAATGGCAGTGGTGCCAATTGTGTTTTCACAGCCATGTTTGAATAGGCTGTAAAAGGCTTGTGCATGTGTGTAGGACATGAGGCTAATCCTCCCAGGTTTCTCTCCACTGATTTCTGACAGCTCCTACAGCAAGCCTTTGATCCTGTCATCCACTCTCTCTGCTACTGAGAAACCAGGGAATGGGATTACGACTCGCTCTTCCCACTGCTCTaatatcagtgtgtgttgtgtttgtgcatatacactgagtttacaaaacattaggaacacctgctgtttccatgacatagactgaccaggggaatccaggtgaaaactatgatcccttatttatgtcaTTTGTTaactccacttcaatcagtgtagatgaaggggaggagacaggttaaaggaagatttttaagctttgagacaattgagacatggattgtgtatgtctgccattcagagggtgaatgggcgatACAAAAGatttgtgcctttgaacagggtatggtagtaggtgccaggctcccCGGTTTGAGTGTGaattgcaacactgctgggtgtttcacgctcaacagtttcctgtgtatcaagaatggtccaccacctaaaggacatccaaccaactagacacaactgtaggaagcattggagtcaacatgggccagcatccttgtggaacgctCTAGACAccctgtagagtccatgtcctgaccaaTTAAGGCTGTTGTGTTTGGCAAACGGggcggggtgcaactcaatattaggaaggtgttcctaatgttttgtacactcagtgtaccgTATGTGACatatttgtgtgcg
The Salmo salar chromosome ssa16, Ssal_v3.1, whole genome shotgun sequence DNA segment above includes these coding regions:
- the LOC106573739 gene encoding transmembrane protein 170A codes for the protein MLVVFCALDMQNGYNEIGFVQQILSLNLVPRKNGTNRGNDTSLSDFSEMWYGVFLWAAVSSLVFHLPAALLALATLRQHKIARFMPIAIILMSIVGPVCGGVLTSAAIAGVYKAAGKRMISLEALVFGVGQSFCVLIISFLRVLATL
- the cfdp1 gene encoding craniofacial development protein 1 → MNYSDYDSDGYSSNEDQDYVPSDDNLSEDDMNECVKEDGLEGVEHSSQQSDNVTKKKKKKGQDIGMRKRKKGGLKLEETEQDGSVEEQQQQQEEEGEEGEFSDSRPKKEVDEEKKKKKADDLWASFLSDVGPKSKPSIPSPQSTTKQQAAPTDRPKKSTAAPSECHHLELKPKEPSKVTITKVFDFAGEEVRVTKEVDADSKEAKCFLKSKEETPDVRTIPSRPEPSSLAPGPSVKRPAGMGSILNRLGGKKQKMSTLEKSKMDWDAFKDEEGIGDELAIHNRGKEGYVERKNFLQRVDHRQFEQEKKVRLGNIMKR